In a single window of the Carassius carassius chromosome 26, fCarCar2.1, whole genome shotgun sequence genome:
- the LOC132105932 gene encoding uncharacterized protein LOC132105932 isoform X4 encodes MNWVGGSRSRYMKSKEDTTKQRAFFQKQRMKRKSHIEESPKGYNPDNMDLLTLFIVNQISSKKEQTDKPKTNLLTGVKRTKRALKEPSELPMSPCSPSNLNLVTSQPQYCIDTPGYKVRKHRLSEEFKFTPLSPLLESNLSDASGSENQPPSTSSGSSHPIQPKPAPHGSSSLPTLSNLSNLKKTPQLTNPWPDEALVQDAAHNSSAAGNQFESTLPKICCSPERGEHSYSLNPLKSTEEPEEPLFIDFKTLDYKVIDSMNSCDRSQNMESNGHLSTQEFVCTDSNTSGADGSSVFVHVGKSPRRVYRSSDDTEAQRRDGTPPITLETGTQTGALSYRDVSVQCSLIHLPFPSANKKTSTFTTRCQYSHFNQLLNPTTHTSPKNGHKRTGSMPSGASATKQQAQRNLKSQMGFSFRKLHSQKSMKRDLTSASKHPFCNASEQKKEESRKKIVQCDYPQFGNVTRNPVKDVRHAGAIVKEMKR; translated from the exons ATGAACTGGGTCGGAGGATCTAG GAGCAGGTATATGAAAAGCAAAGAAGACACAACAAAACAAAGA GCGTTTTTTCAAAAGCAAAGGATGAAAAGGAAGTCTCATATTGAGGAATCACCCAAAGGATACAACCCTGACAATATGGATCTGCTGACATTATTCATAGTCAACCAGATTTCATCAAAGAAAGAGCAAACAG acaaaccaaaaacaaacctTTTGACTGGTGTGAAAAGAACCAAAAGAGCTTTGAAAGAGCCCTCAGAGTTACCAATGAGCCCTTGTTCTCCTTCAAATCTGAACCTAGTTACCAGTCAGCCACAGTACTG CATTGATACGCCTGGTTATAAAGTCAGAAAACATCGTCTCTCTGAAGAATTCAAGTTCACGCCG CTGTCTCCTTTGCTTGAATCGAACCTGTCTGATGCCAGTGGCTCAGAAAATCAGCCGCCCTCAACATCTTCTGGCTCTTCACATCCAATCCAGCCCAAACCTGCACCACACGGATCCTCTTCTCTGCCAACTCTGTCAAATCTTAGCAATCTGAAGAAAACGCCTCAG CTGACTAATCCATGGCCGGATGAAGCTCTCGTGCAAGATGCGGCACACAACAgctcagcagctggaaatcagTTTGAGAGCACATTACCAAA AATTTGTTGCAGCCCAGAGAGGGGAGAGCATTCATATTCCCTCAACCCTTTAAAGAGCACCGAAGAACCGGAGGAGCCACTGTTCATAGATTTTAAGACCTTAGATTATAAAG TGATCGACTCGATGAATTCTTGTGACAGATCACAAAACATGGAGAGTAATGGCCACCTCTCAACACAG GAATTTGTATGTACTGACAGCAACACAT CAGGTGCTGATGGTAGCAGTGTCTTTGTGCATGTTGGAAAATCTCCAAGAAGAGTTTATCGCAGCTCAGATGAC ACGGAAGCACAAAGGCGTGATGGGACTCCCCCAATAACCTTGGAAACAGGGACACAAACAGGAGCTTTATCCTACCGAGATGTCTCAGTTCAGTGCTCACTTATTCATCTCCCTTTCCCCTCTGCTAATAAGAAAACCAGCACCTTTACCACAAGGTGTCAGTATTCTCATTTTAATCAGTTGCTTAATCCAACAACACATACTTCTCCAAAAAATGGGCACAAAAGAACAGGAAGCATGCCCTCAGGGGCATCAGCAACAAAGCAGCAGGCACAGAGAAATCTAAAATCACAAATGGGCTTCTCCTTCCGCAAGCTTCATAGTCAGAAGAGCATGAAAAGAGATCTGACGTCAGCTTCGAAACATCCTTTCTGCAACGCCTCGG AACAGAAAAAAGAGGAAAGCAGGAAGAAAATAGTCCAGTGTGACTACCCTCAGTTTGGAAATGTGACGCGAAACCCTGTAAAGGACGTCAGGCATGCAGGAGCGATTGTGAAAGAGATGAAGAGGTGA
- the LOC132105932 gene encoding uncharacterized protein LOC132105932 isoform X2, with translation MNWVGGSRSRYMKSKEDTTKQRAFFQKQRMKRKSHIEESPKGYNPDNMDLLTLFIVNQISSKKEQTDKPKTNLLTGVKRTKRALKEPSELPMSPCSPSNLNLVTSQPQYCIDTPGYKVRKHRLSEEFKFTPLSPLLESNLSDASGSENQPPSTSSGSSHPIQPKPAPHGSSSLPTLSNLSNLKKTPQFVSFAQPTKLTNPWPDEALVQDAAHNSSAAGNQFESTLPKICCSPERGEHSYSLNPLKSTEEPEEPLFIDFKTLDYKVIDSMNSCDRSQNMESNGHLSTQEFVCTDSNTCADGSSVFVHVGKSPRRVYRSSDDTEAQRRDGTPPITLETGTQTGALSYRDVSVQCSLIHLPFPSANKKTSTFTTRCQYSHFNQLLNPTTHTSPKNGHKRTGSMPSGASATKQQAQRNLKSQMGFSFRKLHSQKSMKRDLTSASKHPFCNASEQKKEESRKKIVQCDYPQFGNVTRNPVKDVRHAGAIVKEMKR, from the exons ATGAACTGGGTCGGAGGATCTAG GAGCAGGTATATGAAAAGCAAAGAAGACACAACAAAACAAAGA GCGTTTTTTCAAAAGCAAAGGATGAAAAGGAAGTCTCATATTGAGGAATCACCCAAAGGATACAACCCTGACAATATGGATCTGCTGACATTATTCATAGTCAACCAGATTTCATCAAAGAAAGAGCAAACAG acaaaccaaaaacaaacctTTTGACTGGTGTGAAAAGAACCAAAAGAGCTTTGAAAGAGCCCTCAGAGTTACCAATGAGCCCTTGTTCTCCTTCAAATCTGAACCTAGTTACCAGTCAGCCACAGTACTG CATTGATACGCCTGGTTATAAAGTCAGAAAACATCGTCTCTCTGAAGAATTCAAGTTCACGCCG CTGTCTCCTTTGCTTGAATCGAACCTGTCTGATGCCAGTGGCTCAGAAAATCAGCCGCCCTCAACATCTTCTGGCTCTTCACATCCAATCCAGCCCAAACCTGCACCACACGGATCCTCTTCTCTGCCAACTCTGTCAAATCTTAGCAATCTGAAGAAAACGCCTCAG TTTGTGTCATTCGCTCAACCAACAAAGCTGACTAATCCATGGCCGGATGAAGCTCTCGTGCAAGATGCGGCACACAACAgctcagcagctggaaatcagTTTGAGAGCACATTACCAAA AATTTGTTGCAGCCCAGAGAGGGGAGAGCATTCATATTCCCTCAACCCTTTAAAGAGCACCGAAGAACCGGAGGAGCCACTGTTCATAGATTTTAAGACCTTAGATTATAAAG TGATCGACTCGATGAATTCTTGTGACAGATCACAAAACATGGAGAGTAATGGCCACCTCTCAACACAG GAATTTGTATGTACTGACAGCAACACAT GTGCTGATGGTAGCAGTGTCTTTGTGCATGTTGGAAAATCTCCAAGAAGAGTTTATCGCAGCTCAGATGAC ACGGAAGCACAAAGGCGTGATGGGACTCCCCCAATAACCTTGGAAACAGGGACACAAACAGGAGCTTTATCCTACCGAGATGTCTCAGTTCAGTGCTCACTTATTCATCTCCCTTTCCCCTCTGCTAATAAGAAAACCAGCACCTTTACCACAAGGTGTCAGTATTCTCATTTTAATCAGTTGCTTAATCCAACAACACATACTTCTCCAAAAAATGGGCACAAAAGAACAGGAAGCATGCCCTCAGGGGCATCAGCAACAAAGCAGCAGGCACAGAGAAATCTAAAATCACAAATGGGCTTCTCCTTCCGCAAGCTTCATAGTCAGAAGAGCATGAAAAGAGATCTGACGTCAGCTTCGAAACATCCTTTCTGCAACGCCTCGG AACAGAAAAAAGAGGAAAGCAGGAAGAAAATAGTCCAGTGTGACTACCCTCAGTTTGGAAATGTGACGCGAAACCCTGTAAAGGACGTCAGGCATGCAGGAGCGATTGTGAAAGAGATGAAGAGGTGA
- the LOC132105932 gene encoding uncharacterized protein LOC132105932 isoform X5, translating into MNWVGGSRSRYMKSKEDTTKQRAFFQKQRMKRKSHIEESPKGYNPDNMDLLTLFIVNQISSKKEQTDKPKTNLLTGVKRTKRALKEPSELPMSPCSPSNLNLVTSQPQYCIDTPGYKVRKHRLSEEFKFTPLSPLLESNLSDASGSENQPPSTSSGSSHPIQPKPAPHGSSSLPTLSNLSNLKKTPQLTNPWPDEALVQDAAHNSSAAGNQFESTLPNPERGEHSYSLNPLKSTEEPEEPLFIDFKTLDYKVIDSMNSCDRSQNMESNGHLSTQEFVCTDSNTSGADGSSVFVHVGKSPRRVYRSSDDTEAQRRDGTPPITLETGTQTGALSYRDVSVQCSLIHLPFPSANKKTSTFTTRCQYSHFNQLLNPTTHTSPKNGHKRTGSMPSGASATKQQAQRNLKSQMGFSFRKLHSQKSMKRDLTSASKHPFCNASEQKKEESRKKIVQCDYPQFGNVTRNPVKDVRHAGAIVKEMKR; encoded by the exons ATGAACTGGGTCGGAGGATCTAG GAGCAGGTATATGAAAAGCAAAGAAGACACAACAAAACAAAGA GCGTTTTTTCAAAAGCAAAGGATGAAAAGGAAGTCTCATATTGAGGAATCACCCAAAGGATACAACCCTGACAATATGGATCTGCTGACATTATTCATAGTCAACCAGATTTCATCAAAGAAAGAGCAAACAG acaaaccaaaaacaaacctTTTGACTGGTGTGAAAAGAACCAAAAGAGCTTTGAAAGAGCCCTCAGAGTTACCAATGAGCCCTTGTTCTCCTTCAAATCTGAACCTAGTTACCAGTCAGCCACAGTACTG CATTGATACGCCTGGTTATAAAGTCAGAAAACATCGTCTCTCTGAAGAATTCAAGTTCACGCCG CTGTCTCCTTTGCTTGAATCGAACCTGTCTGATGCCAGTGGCTCAGAAAATCAGCCGCCCTCAACATCTTCTGGCTCTTCACATCCAATCCAGCCCAAACCTGCACCACACGGATCCTCTTCTCTGCCAACTCTGTCAAATCTTAGCAATCTGAAGAAAACGCCTCAG CTGACTAATCCATGGCCGGATGAAGCTCTCGTGCAAGATGCGGCACACAACAgctcagcagctggaaatcagTTTGAGAGCACATTACCAAA CCCAGAGAGGGGAGAGCATTCATATTCCCTCAACCCTTTAAAGAGCACCGAAGAACCGGAGGAGCCACTGTTCATAGATTTTAAGACCTTAGATTATAAAG TGATCGACTCGATGAATTCTTGTGACAGATCACAAAACATGGAGAGTAATGGCCACCTCTCAACACAG GAATTTGTATGTACTGACAGCAACACAT CAGGTGCTGATGGTAGCAGTGTCTTTGTGCATGTTGGAAAATCTCCAAGAAGAGTTTATCGCAGCTCAGATGAC ACGGAAGCACAAAGGCGTGATGGGACTCCCCCAATAACCTTGGAAACAGGGACACAAACAGGAGCTTTATCCTACCGAGATGTCTCAGTTCAGTGCTCACTTATTCATCTCCCTTTCCCCTCTGCTAATAAGAAAACCAGCACCTTTACCACAAGGTGTCAGTATTCTCATTTTAATCAGTTGCTTAATCCAACAACACATACTTCTCCAAAAAATGGGCACAAAAGAACAGGAAGCATGCCCTCAGGGGCATCAGCAACAAAGCAGCAGGCACAGAGAAATCTAAAATCACAAATGGGCTTCTCCTTCCGCAAGCTTCATAGTCAGAAGAGCATGAAAAGAGATCTGACGTCAGCTTCGAAACATCCTTTCTGCAACGCCTCGG AACAGAAAAAAGAGGAAAGCAGGAAGAAAATAGTCCAGTGTGACTACCCTCAGTTTGGAAATGTGACGCGAAACCCTGTAAAGGACGTCAGGCATGCAGGAGCGATTGTGAAAGAGATGAAGAGGTGA
- the LOC132105932 gene encoding uncharacterized protein LOC132105932 isoform X3, with amino-acid sequence MNWVGGSRSRYMKSKEDTTKQRAFFQKQRMKRKSHIEESPKGYNPDNMDLLTLFIVNQISSKKEQTDKPKTNLLTGVKRTKRALKEPSELPMSPCSPSNLNLVTSQPQYCIDTPGYKVRKHRLSEEFKFTPLSPLLESNLSDASGSENQPPSTSSGSSHPIQPKPAPHGSSSLPTLSNLSNLKKTPQFVSFAQPTKLTNPWPDEALVQDAAHNSSAAGNQFESTLPNPERGEHSYSLNPLKSTEEPEEPLFIDFKTLDYKVIDSMNSCDRSQNMESNGHLSTQEFVCTDSNTSGADGSSVFVHVGKSPRRVYRSSDDTEAQRRDGTPPITLETGTQTGALSYRDVSVQCSLIHLPFPSANKKTSTFTTRCQYSHFNQLLNPTTHTSPKNGHKRTGSMPSGASATKQQAQRNLKSQMGFSFRKLHSQKSMKRDLTSASKHPFCNASEQKKEESRKKIVQCDYPQFGNVTRNPVKDVRHAGAIVKEMKR; translated from the exons ATGAACTGGGTCGGAGGATCTAG GAGCAGGTATATGAAAAGCAAAGAAGACACAACAAAACAAAGA GCGTTTTTTCAAAAGCAAAGGATGAAAAGGAAGTCTCATATTGAGGAATCACCCAAAGGATACAACCCTGACAATATGGATCTGCTGACATTATTCATAGTCAACCAGATTTCATCAAAGAAAGAGCAAACAG acaaaccaaaaacaaacctTTTGACTGGTGTGAAAAGAACCAAAAGAGCTTTGAAAGAGCCCTCAGAGTTACCAATGAGCCCTTGTTCTCCTTCAAATCTGAACCTAGTTACCAGTCAGCCACAGTACTG CATTGATACGCCTGGTTATAAAGTCAGAAAACATCGTCTCTCTGAAGAATTCAAGTTCACGCCG CTGTCTCCTTTGCTTGAATCGAACCTGTCTGATGCCAGTGGCTCAGAAAATCAGCCGCCCTCAACATCTTCTGGCTCTTCACATCCAATCCAGCCCAAACCTGCACCACACGGATCCTCTTCTCTGCCAACTCTGTCAAATCTTAGCAATCTGAAGAAAACGCCTCAG TTTGTGTCATTCGCTCAACCAACAAAGCTGACTAATCCATGGCCGGATGAAGCTCTCGTGCAAGATGCGGCACACAACAgctcagcagctggaaatcagTTTGAGAGCACATTACCAAA CCCAGAGAGGGGAGAGCATTCATATTCCCTCAACCCTTTAAAGAGCACCGAAGAACCGGAGGAGCCACTGTTCATAGATTTTAAGACCTTAGATTATAAAG TGATCGACTCGATGAATTCTTGTGACAGATCACAAAACATGGAGAGTAATGGCCACCTCTCAACACAG GAATTTGTATGTACTGACAGCAACACAT CAGGTGCTGATGGTAGCAGTGTCTTTGTGCATGTTGGAAAATCTCCAAGAAGAGTTTATCGCAGCTCAGATGAC ACGGAAGCACAAAGGCGTGATGGGACTCCCCCAATAACCTTGGAAACAGGGACACAAACAGGAGCTTTATCCTACCGAGATGTCTCAGTTCAGTGCTCACTTATTCATCTCCCTTTCCCCTCTGCTAATAAGAAAACCAGCACCTTTACCACAAGGTGTCAGTATTCTCATTTTAATCAGTTGCTTAATCCAACAACACATACTTCTCCAAAAAATGGGCACAAAAGAACAGGAAGCATGCCCTCAGGGGCATCAGCAACAAAGCAGCAGGCACAGAGAAATCTAAAATCACAAATGGGCTTCTCCTTCCGCAAGCTTCATAGTCAGAAGAGCATGAAAAGAGATCTGACGTCAGCTTCGAAACATCCTTTCTGCAACGCCTCGG AACAGAAAAAAGAGGAAAGCAGGAAGAAAATAGTCCAGTGTGACTACCCTCAGTTTGGAAATGTGACGCGAAACCCTGTAAAGGACGTCAGGCATGCAGGAGCGATTGTGAAAGAGATGAAGAGGTGA
- the LOC132105932 gene encoding uncharacterized protein LOC132105932 isoform X1 codes for MNWVGGSRSRYMKSKEDTTKQRAFFQKQRMKRKSHIEESPKGYNPDNMDLLTLFIVNQISSKKEQTDKPKTNLLTGVKRTKRALKEPSELPMSPCSPSNLNLVTSQPQYCIDTPGYKVRKHRLSEEFKFTPLSPLLESNLSDASGSENQPPSTSSGSSHPIQPKPAPHGSSSLPTLSNLSNLKKTPQFVSFAQPTKLTNPWPDEALVQDAAHNSSAAGNQFESTLPKICCSPERGEHSYSLNPLKSTEEPEEPLFIDFKTLDYKVIDSMNSCDRSQNMESNGHLSTQEFVCTDSNTSGADGSSVFVHVGKSPRRVYRSSDDTEAQRRDGTPPITLETGTQTGALSYRDVSVQCSLIHLPFPSANKKTSTFTTRCQYSHFNQLLNPTTHTSPKNGHKRTGSMPSGASATKQQAQRNLKSQMGFSFRKLHSQKSMKRDLTSASKHPFCNASEQKKEESRKKIVQCDYPQFGNVTRNPVKDVRHAGAIVKEMKR; via the exons ATGAACTGGGTCGGAGGATCTAG GAGCAGGTATATGAAAAGCAAAGAAGACACAACAAAACAAAGA GCGTTTTTTCAAAAGCAAAGGATGAAAAGGAAGTCTCATATTGAGGAATCACCCAAAGGATACAACCCTGACAATATGGATCTGCTGACATTATTCATAGTCAACCAGATTTCATCAAAGAAAGAGCAAACAG acaaaccaaaaacaaacctTTTGACTGGTGTGAAAAGAACCAAAAGAGCTTTGAAAGAGCCCTCAGAGTTACCAATGAGCCCTTGTTCTCCTTCAAATCTGAACCTAGTTACCAGTCAGCCACAGTACTG CATTGATACGCCTGGTTATAAAGTCAGAAAACATCGTCTCTCTGAAGAATTCAAGTTCACGCCG CTGTCTCCTTTGCTTGAATCGAACCTGTCTGATGCCAGTGGCTCAGAAAATCAGCCGCCCTCAACATCTTCTGGCTCTTCACATCCAATCCAGCCCAAACCTGCACCACACGGATCCTCTTCTCTGCCAACTCTGTCAAATCTTAGCAATCTGAAGAAAACGCCTCAG TTTGTGTCATTCGCTCAACCAACAAAGCTGACTAATCCATGGCCGGATGAAGCTCTCGTGCAAGATGCGGCACACAACAgctcagcagctggaaatcagTTTGAGAGCACATTACCAAA AATTTGTTGCAGCCCAGAGAGGGGAGAGCATTCATATTCCCTCAACCCTTTAAAGAGCACCGAAGAACCGGAGGAGCCACTGTTCATAGATTTTAAGACCTTAGATTATAAAG TGATCGACTCGATGAATTCTTGTGACAGATCACAAAACATGGAGAGTAATGGCCACCTCTCAACACAG GAATTTGTATGTACTGACAGCAACACAT CAGGTGCTGATGGTAGCAGTGTCTTTGTGCATGTTGGAAAATCTCCAAGAAGAGTTTATCGCAGCTCAGATGAC ACGGAAGCACAAAGGCGTGATGGGACTCCCCCAATAACCTTGGAAACAGGGACACAAACAGGAGCTTTATCCTACCGAGATGTCTCAGTTCAGTGCTCACTTATTCATCTCCCTTTCCCCTCTGCTAATAAGAAAACCAGCACCTTTACCACAAGGTGTCAGTATTCTCATTTTAATCAGTTGCTTAATCCAACAACACATACTTCTCCAAAAAATGGGCACAAAAGAACAGGAAGCATGCCCTCAGGGGCATCAGCAACAAAGCAGCAGGCACAGAGAAATCTAAAATCACAAATGGGCTTCTCCTTCCGCAAGCTTCATAGTCAGAAGAGCATGAAAAGAGATCTGACGTCAGCTTCGAAACATCCTTTCTGCAACGCCTCGG AACAGAAAAAAGAGGAAAGCAGGAAGAAAATAGTCCAGTGTGACTACCCTCAGTTTGGAAATGTGACGCGAAACCCTGTAAAGGACGTCAGGCATGCAGGAGCGATTGTGAAAGAGATGAAGAGGTGA
- the LOC132105932 gene encoding uncharacterized protein LOC132105932 isoform X6, with product MNWVGGSRSRYMKSKEDTTKQRAFFQKQRMKRKSHIEESPKGYNPDNMDLLTLFIVNQISSKKEQTDKPKTNLLTGVKRTKRALKEPSELPMSPCSPSNLNLVTSQPQYCIDTPGYKVRKHRLSEEFKFTPLSPLLESNLSDASGSENQPPSTSSGSSHPIQPKPAPHGSSSLPTLSNLSNLKKTPQFVSFAQPTKLTNPWPDEALVQDAAHNSSAAGNQFESTLPKICCSPERGEHSYSLNPLKSTEEPEEPLFIDFKTLDYKVIDSMNSCDRSQNMESNGHLSTQEFVCTDSNTSGADGSSVFVHVGKSPRRVYRSSDDTEAQRRDGTPPITLETGTQTGALSYRDVSVQCSLIHLPFPSANKKTSTFTTRCQYSHFNQLLNPTTHTSPKNGHKRTGSMPSGASATKQQAQRNLKSQMGFSFRKLHSQKSMKRDLTSASKHPFCNASEKRGKQEENSPV from the exons ATGAACTGGGTCGGAGGATCTAG GAGCAGGTATATGAAAAGCAAAGAAGACACAACAAAACAAAGA GCGTTTTTTCAAAAGCAAAGGATGAAAAGGAAGTCTCATATTGAGGAATCACCCAAAGGATACAACCCTGACAATATGGATCTGCTGACATTATTCATAGTCAACCAGATTTCATCAAAGAAAGAGCAAACAG acaaaccaaaaacaaacctTTTGACTGGTGTGAAAAGAACCAAAAGAGCTTTGAAAGAGCCCTCAGAGTTACCAATGAGCCCTTGTTCTCCTTCAAATCTGAACCTAGTTACCAGTCAGCCACAGTACTG CATTGATACGCCTGGTTATAAAGTCAGAAAACATCGTCTCTCTGAAGAATTCAAGTTCACGCCG CTGTCTCCTTTGCTTGAATCGAACCTGTCTGATGCCAGTGGCTCAGAAAATCAGCCGCCCTCAACATCTTCTGGCTCTTCACATCCAATCCAGCCCAAACCTGCACCACACGGATCCTCTTCTCTGCCAACTCTGTCAAATCTTAGCAATCTGAAGAAAACGCCTCAG TTTGTGTCATTCGCTCAACCAACAAAGCTGACTAATCCATGGCCGGATGAAGCTCTCGTGCAAGATGCGGCACACAACAgctcagcagctggaaatcagTTTGAGAGCACATTACCAAA AATTTGTTGCAGCCCAGAGAGGGGAGAGCATTCATATTCCCTCAACCCTTTAAAGAGCACCGAAGAACCGGAGGAGCCACTGTTCATAGATTTTAAGACCTTAGATTATAAAG TGATCGACTCGATGAATTCTTGTGACAGATCACAAAACATGGAGAGTAATGGCCACCTCTCAACACAG GAATTTGTATGTACTGACAGCAACACAT CAGGTGCTGATGGTAGCAGTGTCTTTGTGCATGTTGGAAAATCTCCAAGAAGAGTTTATCGCAGCTCAGATGAC ACGGAAGCACAAAGGCGTGATGGGACTCCCCCAATAACCTTGGAAACAGGGACACAAACAGGAGCTTTATCCTACCGAGATGTCTCAGTTCAGTGCTCACTTATTCATCTCCCTTTCCCCTCTGCTAATAAGAAAACCAGCACCTTTACCACAAGGTGTCAGTATTCTCATTTTAATCAGTTGCTTAATCCAACAACACATACTTCTCCAAAAAATGGGCACAAAAGAACAGGAAGCATGCCCTCAGGGGCATCAGCAACAAAGCAGCAGGCACAGAGAAATCTAAAATCACAAATGGGCTTCTCCTTCCGCAAGCTTCATAGTCAGAAGAGCATGAAAAGAGATCTGACGTCAGCTTCGAAACATCCTTTCTGCAACGCCTCGG AAAAAAGAGGAAAGCAGGAAGAAAATAGTCCAGTGTGA